In Deltaproteobacteria bacterium, one genomic interval encodes:
- a CDS encoding methyltransferase domain-containing protein: MSTDPGEKNAPERSTASGYLHGYTEGERQRLRRQARFLEPMVHDRLPFRRRRRLIEVGSGVGAQTEILLRHFPELHVTGIERNQEQLAEAERFLAEVPWAAGRYRFTHGDAMRLTFERETFDAAFLCWILEHVSDPARVLSEVRRVLAPGAAIVVNEVLNATFFLSPYSPHTLRYWMAFNDRQLELGGDPFVGAKLGNLLLSVGFQQIETEVKTFHLDNRSPGERAEFLSYWTDLLLSGAPELERAGQVSAELVAGMTAELDRVAHEPHSVFFYSFIQARART, encoded by the coding sequence ATGAGCACCGACCCCGGCGAGAAGAATGCCCCCGAGCGCAGCACGGCCTCGGGCTACCTGCACGGCTACACGGAAGGGGAACGCCAGCGCCTCCGGAGGCAGGCCCGCTTTCTGGAGCCGATGGTGCACGACCGCCTCCCCTTCCGGCGGCGCCGGCGGCTCATCGAGGTGGGCAGCGGCGTCGGGGCGCAGACGGAGATCCTCCTGCGCCACTTCCCCGAGCTGCACGTGACGGGCATCGAACGGAACCAGGAGCAGCTCGCGGAGGCGGAGCGCTTCCTGGCCGAGGTGCCCTGGGCGGCCGGGCGCTACCGCTTCACGCACGGCGACGCGATGCGCCTGACCTTCGAGCGCGAGACCTTCGACGCGGCCTTCCTCTGCTGGATCCTCGAGCACGTCTCCGACCCGGCGCGCGTGCTCTCCGAGGTGCGACGCGTGCTGGCCCCGGGCGCGGCGATCGTCGTCAACGAGGTGCTCAACGCGACCTTCTTCCTCTCGCCGTACAGCCCCCACACGCTGCGCTACTGGATGGCCTTCAACGACCGGCAGCTCGAGCTCGGCGGCGATCCCTTCGTGGGGGCCAAGCTCGGCAACCTGCTGCTCTCGGTGGGCTTCCAGCAGATCGAGACGGAGGTGAAGACCTTTCACCTCGACAACCGTTCGCCCGGCGAGCGCGCCGAGTTCCTCTCGTACTGGACGGATCTGCTGCTCTCGGGGGCGCCGGAGCTGGAGCGCGCGGGCCAGGTCTCGGCGGAGCTGGTGGCCGGAATGACGGCCGAGCTCGACCGCGTGGCCCACGAACCGCACAGCGTCTTCTTTTACAGCTTCATCCAGGCGCGCGCGCGCACCTAG
- a CDS encoding sigma-70 family RNA polymerase sigma factor, with protein sequence MKGPRLTDDEVRGARAGELAPTDAGSALPSHELVELARHGGREAFEELFRRYHPAVVRRLTLLGGTRLPVADLAQETFICALRALPRYRGEGSFLHWVLRIATNQAHTAYRRQQPFWRLWERPETEAEVPDAGLRGAESYPDLEAVHRALGRLSPRLREAVVLFELEGLTLDELAAELEVPLHTAASRVRRGRARLKEELERLGFAPLMWPARPCPGDLP encoded by the coding sequence GTGAAAGGGCCCCGGTTGACCGACGACGAGGTGCGCGGCGCGCGGGCCGGAGAGCTCGCTCCCACGGATGCGGGGTCCGCTCTGCCGTCGCACGAGCTGGTCGAGCTGGCCCGGCACGGAGGACGCGAGGCCTTCGAGGAGCTCTTCCGCCGCTACCATCCCGCCGTCGTGCGGCGCCTGACGTTGCTCGGGGGCACGCGGCTTCCCGTCGCAGATCTGGCCCAGGAGACCTTCATCTGCGCGCTGCGTGCGTTGCCGCGCTATCGGGGCGAGGGGTCCTTCCTGCATTGGGTCCTGCGCATCGCCACGAATCAGGCCCACACCGCCTACCGCCGCCAGCAACCGTTCTGGCGCCTCTGGGAGCGGCCCGAGACCGAGGCCGAGGTCCCCGATGCGGGCCTGCGCGGGGCCGAGAGCTACCCCGACCTCGAAGCGGTTCACCGTGCGCTCGGTCGGCTCTCGCCCAGGCTACGCGAGGCGGTGGTCCTCTTCGAGCTGGAGGGGCTGACGCTCGACGAGCTCGCCGCAGAGCTCGAGGTCCCGCTCCACACCGCCGCGTCGCGCGTCCGTCGCGGACGTGCGCGGCTGAAGGAAGAGCTCGAGCGCCTGGGCTTCGCTCCCCTGATGTGGCCCGCGCGCCCGTGCCCGGGAGACCTCCCATGA
- a CDS encoding protein kinase: MPSSRRSLGKYALVRRLGGGGMGEVHLATLEGAAGFRREVAIKVIQPGVAATPRFIELFLREGRVLASLNHRGIVNVFELDLDDGRPYLVMEYLRGIDLKLWLKRAGGRLPWLAAAYVCAEVARALAAAHELRHPEAPQGIAHGDLSPSNVMLCVDGAVKLFDFGLARAAGVETSTSGVEGKLPYLAPELHVGVPHDASTDLYSLGVMTYECLTGKQPFKGRNDLETLNLVLHGEVRPPREHEPFVPRALSDLVMQALSRDRSLRPSSARRMAEAVEEVLDGRFGAADLATTLSAAGIPAAAEEPEGDDLATVADGPRARRVRGSDDVEQAKVSKSTPRRRRWVVLAASAGTLFLVGGAGIVWTTRSRPALDGRPTRSVAAVASERAEADAAPRPERAEARGAADGGEAPRSPRARPKVGKPRRAKRPSATTKAKEPSGEGIGPGFLADPFRRRR, encoded by the coding sequence ATGCCCTCCTCGCGCAGGAGCCTCGGCAAGTACGCGCTCGTGCGCCGTCTGGGCGGCGGCGGGATGGGGGAGGTGCATCTGGCCACGCTCGAGGGGGCGGCCGGCTTCCGCCGGGAGGTGGCCATCAAGGTGATCCAGCCCGGGGTAGCCGCCACCCCGCGCTTCATCGAGCTCTTCCTGCGCGAGGGAAGAGTGCTCGCCTCGCTCAACCACCGGGGGATCGTCAACGTCTTCGAGCTCGACCTGGACGACGGCCGTCCTTATCTCGTCATGGAGTACCTGCGGGGGATCGACCTCAAGCTCTGGCTGAAGCGCGCAGGGGGTCGGCTCCCTTGGCTCGCGGCGGCCTATGTCTGCGCCGAGGTCGCCCGCGCCCTGGCCGCGGCGCACGAGCTGCGCCACCCCGAGGCCCCTCAGGGGATCGCGCATGGCGACCTGTCGCCCTCGAACGTCATGCTCTGCGTCGACGGTGCCGTGAAGCTCTTCGACTTCGGACTGGCGCGCGCGGCCGGGGTCGAGACATCGACCTCCGGCGTCGAGGGAAAGCTTCCCTATCTCGCGCCGGAGCTGCACGTCGGGGTGCCTCACGACGCGAGCACCGACCTCTACTCGCTCGGCGTGATGACCTACGAGTGCCTCACGGGAAAGCAACCGTTCAAGGGGCGCAACGACCTCGAGACCCTGAACCTCGTGCTCCACGGAGAGGTCCGCCCGCCGCGAGAGCACGAGCCCTTCGTGCCCCGAGCGCTCAGCGACCTCGTGATGCAGGCGCTCTCGCGCGACCGCAGCCTGCGCCCCAGCTCGGCGCGCCGGATGGCGGAGGCCGTCGAAGAGGTGCTCGACGGACGGTTCGGCGCCGCGGACCTCGCGACGACGCTCTCCGCCGCGGGGATCCCAGCCGCCGCCGAGGAGCCGGAGGGCGACGACCTCGCGACGGTGGCCGACGGCCCGCGCGCCCGCCGCGTCCGCGGCAGCGACGACGTCGAGCAGGCCAAGGTGTCGAAATCCACGCCGCGGCGACGGCGGTGGGTGGTCCTCGCCGCCTCGGCGGGCACGCTCTTCCTCGTTGGGGGCGCCGGGATCGTGTGGACCACCCGATCGCGTCCCGCCTTGGACGGGCGCCCCACGCGGAGCGTCGCCGCCGTCGCGAGCGAGCGCGCCGAGGCGGACGCCGCCCCTCGCCCCGAACGGGCGGAGGCACGCGGCGCGGCCGATGGCGGAGAGGCCCCGCGCTCGCCCCGGGCTCGCCCTAAGGTCGGCAAGCCTCGGCGAGCGAAGCGGCCCAGCGCGACAACGAAGGCGAAGGAGCCGAGCGGCGAAGGGATCGGCCCCGGCTTTCTCGCCGACCCGTTCCGGCGAAGACGATGA